From a single Mycolicibacterium mengxianglii genomic region:
- a CDS encoding TetR/AcrR family transcriptional regulator, with amino-acid sequence MTTTRGRPRLRTQRRPGISARDEILDAAGELFTTRGYASTSTRTIAEAVGVRQASLYHYFGTKDEILCALLHQTVTPSLRFAERLTELDPAPTPPQQLHALAAFDGTQLLTGRWNLGALYLLPELRQARLASFWADRERLRRHYLRFSRAAATVDDDTADLPFRLVEALVNMRAGGSSEQPTDGSALPERVADACLRVLGVPDHTLAAIRAHTRGLLAH; translated from the coding sequence GTGACCACCACCCGGGGCAGGCCGCGGCTGCGCACCCAGCGCCGGCCCGGCATCAGCGCCCGGGACGAAATCCTGGACGCGGCAGGCGAATTGTTCACCACCCGCGGTTACGCGAGCACCTCCACCCGAACCATCGCCGAAGCCGTGGGCGTCCGCCAGGCCTCGCTCTACCACTATTTCGGGACCAAGGACGAAATCCTCTGCGCGCTGCTGCATCAGACGGTGACACCGTCGCTGCGCTTCGCTGAGCGGCTCACTGAACTCGACCCCGCGCCCACACCGCCCCAACAGCTGCACGCCCTGGCGGCATTCGACGGCACCCAACTACTGACCGGACGGTGGAATCTGGGAGCGCTGTACCTGTTGCCGGAACTGCGTCAAGCCCGGCTGGCATCGTTCTGGGCTGATCGGGAACGGCTGCGCCGGCACTACCTGCGCTTCAGCCGGGCCGCCGCCACCGTGGATGACGACACCGCAGACCTGCCGTTCCGGCTGGTGGAGGCCCTCGTCAACATGCGTGCCGGCGGATCGTCGGAGCAGCCGACCGACGGCTCCGCCCTGCCGGAGCGTGTCGCCGATGCCTGCCTGCGGGTGCTTGGTGTGCCCGACCACACGCTCGCAGCCATCCGTGCCCACACCCGCGGCCTGCTCGCCCACTGA
- a CDS encoding STAS domain-containing protein: MSEQQKLVNESTGPVACVVSEEWVGRVAVLSVSGVVDMLTAPQLEEAITASLSKTPTALVVDLTDVEFLASAGMGVLVGAHDQLPENVKFAVVADGPVTSRPLKLVGIADIIDLFQTRDEALANSMRE, translated from the coding sequence TTGTCCGAACAGCAAAAGCTCGTCAACGAGTCCACAGGCCCGGTGGCGTGCGTCGTCAGTGAAGAGTGGGTCGGCCGGGTTGCGGTGCTGTCCGTCTCCGGAGTTGTCGACATGTTGACGGCGCCGCAGCTTGAAGAAGCCATCACGGCCTCGCTGAGCAAGACACCCACCGCTCTGGTGGTCGATCTGACCGACGTCGAGTTCCTGGCCTCAGCGGGGATGGGCGTTCTGGTGGGTGCGCATGACCAGCTGCCTGAGAACGTCAAATTCGCAGTCGTAGCCGATGGCCCGGTCACCAGTCGACCGCTGAAGCTGGTCGGCATCGCCGACATCATCGACCTCTTCCAAACCCGGGACGAAGCGCTCGCGAACTCGATGCGTGAGTAG
- a CDS encoding SDR family NAD(P)-dependent oxidoreductase, with the protein MGALLQNRGAVVIGGSRGVGRAVAELLARLGAGVVVNGRDGDAVSQTVAAITGTGHAATGFAGSAADEATAAAVIATCVSHFDRIDILVNCAGIAEPPDSSILTVTGAQFDAVMASHIGTVFHACRAAAPQMVAQSSGAIINTGSFAYLGDYGGTGYPAGKGAVNSLTLAVAAELKQHRVRANVVCPGAKTRLSTGTDYEEQIRTLHRRGLLDEVSMQGALNPAPPEYVAALYAYLASDLARDVTGQILVGAGNFVGRFDRPTPAFLGYRDHDTSPPWSLEELHTMVVGE; encoded by the coding sequence ATGGGCGCTCTCTTGCAGAACCGCGGTGCAGTCGTCATCGGTGGCAGTCGCGGTGTCGGCCGTGCGGTCGCCGAACTGCTGGCCCGCCTCGGGGCCGGCGTGGTGGTCAATGGCCGCGACGGTGATGCGGTGTCGCAGACCGTCGCGGCGATCACCGGGACCGGCCACGCCGCAACCGGATTCGCCGGCTCAGCAGCTGACGAAGCGACCGCAGCGGCCGTGATCGCCACCTGCGTCTCCCATTTCGACCGGATAGACATCCTGGTCAACTGCGCCGGCATCGCCGAACCGCCGGACTCGTCGATTCTCACGGTCACCGGCGCGCAGTTCGACGCCGTGATGGCCAGCCACATCGGAACCGTGTTCCACGCCTGCCGGGCCGCTGCCCCGCAGATGGTCGCGCAGTCCTCCGGGGCCATCATCAACACCGGCTCCTTCGCCTATCTCGGCGACTACGGCGGCACCGGATATCCGGCAGGCAAGGGAGCGGTGAACAGTCTGACCCTGGCGGTCGCTGCCGAACTCAAGCAACACCGGGTCCGGGCAAACGTGGTGTGCCCAGGGGCCAAAACCCGGCTCTCCACCGGCACCGACTACGAAGAGCAGATCCGGACGCTACACCGCCGAGGACTACTCGACGAGGTGTCCATGCAGGGCGCCCTGAACCCGGCGCCGCCGGAGTACGTGGCCGCGCTGTACGCCTATCTGGCCAGTGACCTCGCGCGTGACGTCACCGGGCAGATCCTCGTCGGCGCCGGCAACTTCGTCGGGCGTTTCGACCGCCCGACTCCGGCATTCCTGGGCTACCGCGACCATGACACCTCGCCGCCGTGGAGCCTCGAGGAACTGCACACCATGGTGGTGGGTGAGTAG
- a CDS encoding aldo/keto reductase has protein sequence MSTVPAITLNDGATIPQLGFGVYQIAPDEAAGAVRTALEIGYRHIDTAEMYGNEKEVGQGVRDAGLQRGDVFITSKLNNGFHKPDDARRAFDATLKALESDYVDLFLIHWPLPTKYDGDFVSTWNVLEEFARDGRARSIGVSNFQPAHLDKLAAGSSTVPAVNQIEVHPYFTNEEVRAYGQQHNIVTEAWSPIAQGKVLDDQAVTAIAEATGKTPAQVVLRWHIQRGDVVFPKSVTPERMRQNFEIFDFELDGDDMAAISGLDKGEEGRTGPNPDTFDYIP, from the coding sequence ATGAGCACTGTTCCCGCGATCACGCTGAACGACGGCGCGACGATCCCGCAGCTGGGATTCGGCGTCTATCAGATCGCCCCGGACGAGGCCGCGGGGGCGGTACGGACAGCCCTGGAGATCGGTTACCGTCACATCGACACCGCGGAGATGTACGGCAACGAAAAGGAAGTCGGTCAGGGTGTGCGCGACGCCGGCTTGCAGCGCGGTGATGTTTTCATCACCAGCAAGCTGAACAACGGATTCCACAAGCCCGACGACGCCCGGCGCGCCTTCGATGCCACCCTGAAGGCGTTGGAGTCCGACTATGTGGATCTGTTCCTGATCCACTGGCCGCTGCCGACGAAGTACGACGGTGACTTCGTGTCGACGTGGAATGTGTTGGAGGAGTTCGCCCGCGACGGTCGCGCCCGCAGCATCGGGGTGTCGAACTTCCAGCCTGCACACCTGGACAAGCTCGCTGCCGGCTCGTCCACCGTGCCCGCGGTCAATCAGATCGAGGTACATCCGTACTTCACCAACGAAGAGGTGCGCGCCTACGGGCAGCAGCACAACATCGTCACCGAAGCGTGGTCGCCGATCGCCCAGGGCAAGGTGCTCGACGACCAGGCGGTGACCGCGATCGCCGAGGCCACCGGCAAGACGCCCGCACAAGTGGTGCTGCGCTGGCACATTCAGCGCGGCGACGTGGTGTTCCCCAAGTCGGTGACGCCCGAGCGGATGCGGCAGAACTTCGAGATCTTCGATTTCGAGCTCGATGGCGACGACATGGCCGCAATCTCCGGTCTGGACAAGGGCGAGGAGGGCCGGACCGGTCCGAACCCGGACACCTTCGACTACATCCCCTGA
- a CDS encoding ABC transporter permease: MAVITDAALPAPATAAGRPRRALALPGSVTTWANWAGFGLLFVVTAVALAVPILAPYDPLVPAGMPLQPPGAKGFLLGTDNIGRDILSRVLYGVQNSWFAALVVVAIGLLVGGLVGLIAGTAGGWIDAILMRITDGFLSLPAPVLAIAVVAALGPGFVHTLIAVSIVWWPFYARLVRGEVARLAARPHVEAAKLAGVGRFRLAGRHLLPGAVPNALVAASLDIGTLILTLAALSFLGLGQSAPAPELGADAARNLSYFLQQWWIPVMPGLGVLVLALIGNIAGDSLRNLMKTV, from the coding sequence ATGGCGGTCATCACCGACGCAGCGTTACCCGCACCGGCGACTGCCGCGGGCCGGCCGCGCCGCGCACTGGCACTGCCCGGATCGGTGACCACGTGGGCGAACTGGGCGGGCTTCGGACTGCTGTTCGTGGTGACGGCGGTCGCGCTGGCGGTACCGATCCTGGCGCCATACGACCCCCTGGTGCCCGCCGGCATGCCGCTACAACCGCCGGGCGCCAAGGGTTTTCTGCTCGGCACCGACAACATCGGCCGGGACATCCTGTCCCGCGTGCTCTACGGGGTGCAGAACAGTTGGTTCGCCGCACTGGTGGTGGTGGCCATCGGCCTGCTGGTCGGCGGGCTGGTCGGGTTGATCGCGGGGACGGCCGGTGGCTGGATCGATGCCATCCTGATGCGCATCACCGACGGATTCCTGTCGCTACCCGCTCCGGTCCTGGCGATCGCGGTGGTGGCCGCACTCGGGCCCGGATTCGTGCACACGTTGATCGCGGTGTCTATCGTGTGGTGGCCGTTCTACGCCCGGCTGGTCCGCGGCGAGGTGGCGCGGCTTGCCGCCCGTCCGCACGTCGAGGCCGCCAAACTGGCCGGGGTGGGCAGGTTCCGGCTCGCCGGGCGCCACCTGTTGCCGGGGGCGGTGCCCAACGCCCTGGTGGCGGCCAGCCTCGACATCGGGACGCTGATCCTCACGTTGGCCGCGCTGTCGTTTCTGGGGCTGGGCCAGTCCGCCCCGGCGCCCGAACTCGGCGCCGATGCCGCCCGTAACCTCAGCTACTTCCTGCAGCAGTGGTGGATCCCGGTGATGCCGGGGCTGGGCGTACTGGTCCTGGCGTTGATCGGCAATATCGCCGGCGACAGCCTGCGCAACCTGATGAAGACGGTCTGA
- a CDS encoding xanthine dehydrogenase family protein molybdopterin-binding subunit has protein sequence MTETVPVEEKKPTHETVTARYAGTRVARVEDTRLLTGHGTFVDDVTRPGMLHACFVRSPFARATITGIDATAALAMPGVLAVLTATDLNPEVKEAWHAVAGKDVPDTPRPPLAEGEVKFVGDPVALVIAENRYLAEDAIERVDVDYEPLPAIADFTTAERRALEDGTTVHDAYPDNVAGGMAGAPPDEEVFANAAHVVSENVYQQTYVPVPIETRGMVVEWEAASQELTIWASSQTPHELRAFAARLLGLPAQKVRVIMRDTGGGFGQKVVPLREDMCIMLAARKVPGPLKWIEDRRENLMAGGQARHVDGTVRMAFDDEGTILAADIKFAQDIGAYPTPYPVLTTAAIGMFFPGPYRVPKASFDYKTVFSNTAGLVAYRGPWQYETLSREILLDIAARKMDMDPVELRRRNILRGDEMPYFNANGMPYSHVAPADTLEQAVKILDLEGFRKEQAEALAQGRYIGLGFSAYIEPTGAATGHLATEGCTMRMEPTGKINVYVNGGSTGNSLETTVIQLTADVLGADIEDVSTIQGDTAVTPYGAGTQGSRSGPMTAGAVNEAGTILRNQIVAMAAHRLGVDTDAITLAGSAASVRSDPTKRVTFAELAYRAYYEPQQLPPGTSAALEATARFSSSMEAMIHWANATHACTCEVDVQTGHVTLTRYIVSEDVGPMINPNVVEGQIAGGTVQGIGGALLECLAYDDDGTPLSSTFVDYLLPTATEVPAIEYGHVEIPGPGVGGYKGCGEGGAIGATPAVINAVNDALAPLGVYVTRLPATPAAIVELLEANR, from the coding sequence ATGACCGAGACAGTGCCTGTCGAGGAGAAGAAGCCCACCCACGAGACGGTGACGGCGCGCTACGCCGGTACCCGGGTGGCCCGGGTGGAGGACACCCGACTGCTGACAGGTCACGGCACCTTCGTCGACGACGTGACCCGGCCTGGCATGTTGCACGCCTGCTTCGTGCGCAGCCCGTTCGCCCGGGCGACGATCACCGGCATCGATGCCACTGCCGCACTGGCCATGCCGGGCGTGCTCGCAGTACTCACCGCCACTGACCTCAACCCTGAGGTCAAAGAGGCCTGGCACGCGGTCGCGGGCAAGGACGTCCCGGACACGCCGCGGCCGCCGCTGGCCGAAGGTGAGGTGAAGTTCGTCGGCGACCCGGTGGCCCTGGTGATCGCCGAGAACCGGTACCTCGCCGAGGACGCCATCGAACGTGTCGACGTCGACTACGAGCCGTTACCGGCGATCGCCGACTTCACCACAGCCGAACGTCGCGCACTCGAGGACGGCACCACCGTCCACGATGCCTATCCCGACAATGTGGCCGGCGGTATGGCCGGCGCCCCGCCCGATGAAGAGGTGTTCGCCAACGCCGCACACGTCGTCTCCGAGAACGTCTACCAGCAGACCTACGTGCCCGTGCCCATCGAGACCCGCGGCATGGTCGTCGAATGGGAGGCCGCCTCCCAGGAGTTGACCATCTGGGCGTCGAGCCAGACTCCCCACGAGTTGCGGGCATTCGCTGCGCGCCTGCTCGGCCTGCCGGCGCAGAAGGTGCGCGTCATCATGCGCGACACCGGAGGCGGGTTCGGCCAGAAGGTGGTGCCGTTGCGCGAGGACATGTGCATCATGCTGGCCGCGCGCAAGGTCCCCGGCCCACTGAAGTGGATCGAGGACCGGCGCGAGAACCTGATGGCCGGTGGGCAGGCCCGCCACGTCGACGGCACCGTTCGGATGGCGTTCGACGACGAGGGCACCATTCTGGCCGCCGACATCAAGTTCGCCCAGGACATCGGCGCCTACCCCACCCCGTACCCGGTGCTGACCACCGCCGCCATCGGCATGTTCTTCCCCGGCCCCTACCGGGTGCCCAAAGCCAGCTTCGACTACAAGACGGTGTTCTCCAATACCGCAGGGTTGGTGGCCTACCGCGGCCCGTGGCAGTACGAGACGCTGTCGCGGGAGATTCTGCTGGACATCGCGGCCCGCAAGATGGACATGGACCCCGTTGAGCTGCGCCGGCGCAACATCCTGCGCGGCGACGAGATGCCTTACTTCAACGCCAATGGCATGCCGTACTCCCATGTGGCGCCGGCCGATACGTTGGAGCAGGCGGTCAAGATCCTCGATCTGGAGGGATTCCGCAAGGAACAGGCCGAAGCGCTGGCACAGGGCCGTTACATCGGGCTCGGGTTCTCCGCCTATATCGAGCCGACCGGTGCGGCGACGGGCCACCTTGCGACCGAGGGTTGCACCATGCGAATGGAACCCACCGGCAAGATCAATGTCTATGTCAACGGTGGTTCGACCGGAAACAGCTTGGAAACCACCGTGATTCAGCTGACCGCCGACGTATTGGGTGCCGACATCGAAGACGTGTCGACCATCCAGGGCGACACCGCGGTCACCCCGTACGGCGCCGGGACCCAGGGCAGCCGCAGCGGGCCGATGACGGCCGGGGCGGTCAACGAGGCCGGCACGATACTGCGCAACCAGATCGTGGCGATGGCAGCACACCGGCTCGGTGTCGACACCGATGCGATCACCCTGGCGGGTTCGGCGGCGAGCGTGCGTTCGGATCCGACCAAACGGGTGACGTTCGCCGAACTGGCCTACCGCGCCTATTACGAGCCCCAACAGCTGCCGCCGGGTACATCGGCCGCACTCGAGGCCACAGCGCGGTTCTCCTCCTCCATGGAGGCAATGATCCACTGGGCCAACGCAACCCACGCCTGCACGTGCGAGGTGGACGTGCAGACCGGACACGTGACATTGACGCGCTACATCGTCAGCGAGGATGTCGGCCCGATGATCAATCCGAACGTCGTGGAGGGGCAGATCGCCGGCGGGACCGTCCAGGGCATCGGCGGCGCCCTGCTGGAATGCCTGGCCTACGACGACGATGGCACTCCGCTGTCGTCGACGTTCGTGGACTACCTACTGCCTACGGCCACCGAGGTGCCGGCCATCGAGTACGGCCACGTGGAGATCCCGGGCCCGGGCGTGGGCGGCTACAAGGGCTGCGGCGAAGGCGGCGCGATCGGCGCGACGCCTGCGGTGATCAATGCCGTCAACGATGCCCTGGCTCCGCTGGGGGTGTACGTGACCCGGCTACCCGCCACGCCCGCCGCCATCGTCGAACTGCTCGAAGCGAACAGGTAA
- a CDS encoding ATP-binding protein, with amino-acid sequence MTKTNDAVPPDSDVFLRAGVVAEPVNVARLREELEQWLRRHFALDALRLNDLVLAVNEALANVAEFAYRHADEPGPVDLRADYEKSGSVLTITVADRGTWRDSSEREPKRTRGRGIPLMEALADEVGIDAAGHGTTVLMRFCNLALSGVRSGDEVPTA; translated from the coding sequence ATGACGAAGACCAATGACGCCGTACCCCCCGACTCGGATGTGTTTTTGCGCGCGGGCGTGGTGGCGGAACCGGTCAACGTCGCCCGGCTCCGCGAAGAGTTGGAGCAGTGGTTGCGGAGGCATTTCGCACTCGACGCCCTGCGGCTCAACGATCTGGTCCTGGCCGTCAATGAGGCGCTGGCCAATGTCGCCGAGTTTGCCTATCGTCATGCCGACGAGCCGGGCCCGGTAGACCTGCGCGCCGACTACGAGAAGTCGGGATCAGTTCTGACCATCACCGTGGCCGATCGCGGAACCTGGCGTGATTCCTCTGAACGTGAGCCCAAGCGCACGCGGGGGAGGGGAATCCCGCTCATGGAAGCGTTGGCCGATGAGGTCGGTATCGATGCCGCCGGACACGGGACGACCGTGCTGATGCGGTTCTGCAATCTGGCTCTGAGTGGGGTCCGCAGTGGCGACGAGGTTCCCACCGCGTAG
- a CDS encoding TetR/AcrR family transcriptional regulator, with product MAPRQQELGPADTDADPTTSDRILAATAEVLARNGMSKLSLSEVALQAGVSRPTLYRWFASKEDLLDAFGQWEREAFDRGIANATQGLRGSERLDAALRFIVDYQHSYSGVRMIDIEPGHVIKRMAHVIPIMRERLELLLPPSRAAVAAATATRVAVCHYIVRSDDDAEFLAQLRHAVGLKPQND from the coding sequence GTGGCACCACGACAACAAGAGCTCGGCCCCGCGGACACTGACGCCGACCCGACGACGAGCGACCGGATTCTGGCGGCCACCGCAGAGGTTCTTGCCCGCAACGGCATGTCCAAGCTCAGCCTGTCAGAGGTGGCCCTACAGGCCGGGGTATCACGCCCGACGCTCTACCGGTGGTTCGCCTCCAAAGAAGACCTGCTCGACGCGTTCGGTCAGTGGGAGCGGGAGGCATTTGATCGCGGGATCGCCAATGCCACCCAGGGGCTGCGCGGCAGCGAGCGCCTGGACGCGGCACTGCGGTTCATCGTCGACTACCAGCACTCCTATTCGGGTGTGCGGATGATCGACATCGAACCCGGCCACGTCATCAAACGGATGGCCCATGTCATCCCGATCATGCGGGAACGCCTCGAACTGCTGCTCCCCCCGTCGCGCGCCGCCGTGGCCGCGGCCACGGCGACCCGGGTGGCCGTGTGCCATTACATCGTCCGCAGCGATGACGACGCCGAGTTCCTGGCCCAGCTGCGCCACGCAGTCGGACTCAAACCCCAGAACGACTGA
- a CDS encoding serine/threonine-protein kinase: MPLAPGATFAGYTIVRLLGAGGMGEVYLARHPRLPREDALKVLAPSASTDPEFRDRFEREADLVAGLWHPHIVGVHDRGEFEGQLWISMDYVAGTDAGVLLRRHPQGLPPDQVVAIVAAVADALDYAHDRKLLHRDVKPANILITAPEAGNQRVLLADFGIARRTDEASGLTATNMTVGTVSYAAPEQLMGNPLGGRADQYALAATAFHLLTGTPPFQHSNPAVVISRHLTAAPPSLGRHRPELAHLDAALAKSLSKDPADRYTRCTDLAGELARRLGSSTPALSIRTAGSGPLETSKTRGANHRAPDVRRGWARPAVLVPAVLSLLLVVAVAFAVGEFTAVEETGADSKQAGPTTRTSTDVVTETETEMVTPTTAVPAAAGDAVVVVGGDCTQSGATGLTGDGATVYCANLEYTDRHLWSTSPGEIDNPVLSTSPTSAPPVETESPVRICMAQTGHTRLRCAAEILRGNTD, encoded by the coding sequence ATGCCGCTGGCCCCTGGTGCCACGTTTGCTGGTTACACGATCGTCCGACTGCTCGGCGCAGGCGGGATGGGCGAGGTGTACCTGGCCCGGCACCCTCGACTTCCCCGTGAGGACGCGCTGAAGGTGCTCGCGCCGTCGGCGAGCACCGACCCCGAATTCCGCGATCGGTTCGAACGGGAAGCCGACCTGGTCGCCGGCCTGTGGCATCCGCACATCGTCGGCGTCCACGATCGTGGCGAATTCGAGGGCCAACTGTGGATCTCGATGGACTATGTGGCCGGCACCGACGCCGGTGTCCTGCTCCGCCGTCATCCCCAGGGCCTGCCCCCGGATCAGGTGGTCGCGATCGTCGCCGCCGTCGCCGACGCGTTGGACTACGCCCACGACCGCAAGTTGCTGCACCGCGACGTCAAACCGGCCAACATCCTGATCACCGCCCCGGAGGCCGGCAACCAGCGGGTTCTGCTCGCGGATTTCGGAATTGCCCGCCGTACCGATGAAGCCAGCGGGCTCACCGCGACCAATATGACCGTCGGAACGGTGTCCTACGCCGCGCCGGAGCAGTTGATGGGCAATCCACTCGGCGGCCGGGCCGATCAGTACGCCCTCGCTGCGACGGCCTTCCATCTCCTCACCGGGACGCCGCCGTTCCAACACTCCAACCCGGCCGTGGTGATCAGCCGGCACCTGACGGCGGCGCCGCCGAGCCTCGGCCGTCACCGGCCCGAACTGGCGCACCTTGATGCCGCATTGGCCAAGTCGCTGTCGAAGGACCCGGCCGACCGCTACACCCGCTGCACCGACCTCGCCGGCGAGCTGGCCCGTCGGCTCGGCTCGTCGACACCCGCACTGAGCATTCGCACGGCCGGCAGCGGCCCGCTGGAGACCTCGAAGACAAGGGGGGCAAACCACCGGGCCCCCGACGTCCGGCGGGGCTGGGCCCGGCCGGCCGTGTTGGTGCCGGCAGTCCTTTCGCTGCTGTTGGTGGTCGCCGTGGCCTTCGCGGTGGGCGAGTTCACCGCTGTGGAGGAGACCGGCGCCGACTCGAAGCAAGCCGGCCCGACCACCCGCACCTCGACCGATGTGGTCACCGAGACCGAAACCGAGATGGTGACCCCGACGACCGCGGTGCCCGCCGCCGCCGGCGACGCCGTCGTCGTCGTCGGCGGTGATTGCACCCAATCGGGTGCCACGGGCCTCACCGGCGACGGTGCCACGGTGTACTGCGCCAACCTCGAGTACACCGACCGCCACCTGTGGTCCACCAGTCCCGGGGAGATCGACAATCCGGTCCTGAGCACATCGCCGACGTCGGCACCGCCGGTTGAGACCGAATCGCCGGTCCGGATCTGCATGGCGCAAACCGGGCACACCCGGCTGCGCTGCGCCGCGGAGATCCTGCGCGGAAACACCGACTGA
- a CDS encoding ABC transporter ATP-binding protein, with translation MATATSEIHAGDRRNADAARDPVACVDDLRVTFRRAGKDVHALRGVSLEIAAGEIVGLVGESGSGKSVLGFSMLGLLPGHARIGGTVQVAGSDMVAGEHRLLRRVRRLDLGAIFQDPMTSLNPTMRIGRQVAEAAGSDSEALRLLTAVGIPEPKRRMRAFPHELSGGLRQRVMIAIAIAGDPELIIADEPTTALDVTVQAQVLRLLRRLRDEIGCSIVLITHDLGVAAQISDRIAVLYAGRIAEIGPTAAVLSRPAHPYTHGLLRSRLTLETSRDHRLAALSGVVPSAVTPLPGCAFEPRCPLSTSECTRTPPDPVPVAPDRVSACILAADQTGSDSKSTNTPEAFARPPADSTVVASAPAVTVRDVTKVFSVRRRWLDRSADNHGKLHALRGISLEVAQGEAVALVGESGSGKSTLLRLIAGLDTPSNGTISLGGAIGPQMVFQDAGASLTPWLSVGELIAERLKGAGMSRRQRHDATAQVLERVGLPAELMKSRAGQLSGGQRQRVSLARATVVPPTVLLCDEPTSALDVSLAASVLNLIGDLRRSLNMSVVFVTHDLSVARVVADRVAVMYLGRIVEIGPVDEVIARPTHPYTQALVDSIPDIGRETPLLSGEPASPLSPPTGCAFHPRCPIAIDACSDVGLDVRLEGRPGNPHQVACIERKAS, from the coding sequence ATGGCCACTGCCACCTCCGAGATCCACGCGGGTGACCGACGCAATGCCGACGCCGCACGGGATCCGGTTGCCTGCGTCGACGATCTGCGGGTGACGTTCCGCCGGGCCGGTAAGGACGTCCACGCGCTGCGTGGGGTGTCGCTGGAGATCGCCGCCGGTGAGATCGTCGGCCTGGTGGGTGAATCCGGTTCGGGGAAAAGCGTTCTCGGGTTCAGCATGCTCGGACTGCTTCCCGGACACGCCCGTATCGGGGGTACCGTCCAGGTCGCCGGCTCAGACATGGTGGCAGGGGAGCACAGGCTGCTGCGCAGGGTCCGGCGCCTCGACCTCGGGGCCATCTTCCAGGATCCGATGACCTCGCTGAACCCGACGATGCGAATCGGCAGACAGGTGGCCGAGGCGGCCGGCAGCGACTCCGAGGCGCTGCGGCTGCTCACCGCCGTCGGCATCCCCGAGCCGAAGCGCCGGATGCGGGCCTTTCCCCACGAACTCTCCGGCGGGCTGCGGCAACGGGTGATGATCGCGATCGCCATCGCCGGTGACCCCGAGCTGATCATCGCCGACGAACCCACCACCGCCCTCGACGTGACCGTGCAGGCCCAGGTGCTGCGGCTGCTGCGCCGACTACGCGACGAAATCGGTTGCAGCATCGTGTTGATCACCCACGACCTCGGGGTGGCTGCGCAGATCTCCGACCGCATCGCCGTGCTCTACGCCGGCAGGATCGCCGAGATCGGACCCACCGCCGCGGTGCTGTCCCGACCGGCCCACCCCTACACGCACGGGCTGCTGCGCTCGCGACTGACGCTGGAGACCTCCCGCGATCATCGGTTGGCCGCGCTTTCCGGGGTGGTTCCCAGCGCGGTGACTCCGCTGCCGGGGTGCGCCTTCGAACCACGCTGCCCCCTGAGCACCTCCGAATGCACCCGCACACCACCGGATCCGGTGCCGGTGGCGCCGGACCGCGTCAGCGCCTGCATCCTGGCCGCCGACCAGACCGGCTCGGACAGCAAGTCCACCAACACCCCCGAGGCCTTCGCTCGCCCACCGGCTGATTCGACGGTCGTTGCTTCGGCACCGGCGGTGACCGTCCGCGACGTCACCAAGGTCTTCTCCGTGCGGCGACGCTGGCTGGACCGCTCGGCCGACAATCACGGGAAACTGCATGCGCTGCGCGGCATCTCACTCGAGGTGGCGCAGGGAGAGGCCGTCGCGCTGGTCGGGGAAAGCGGCTCGGGCAAGTCGACCCTGCTGCGTCTCATCGCCGGCCTGGACACCCCGAGCAACGGCACCATCAGTCTCGGCGGAGCCATCGGACCGCAAATGGTGTTCCAGGATGCGGGCGCCTCGCTCACCCCGTGGCTGTCGGTGGGAGAGTTGATCGCCGAACGCCTCAAGGGCGCCGGGATGTCGCGCCGCCAACGCCACGACGCGACAGCGCAGGTGCTGGAGCGGGTGGGCCTGCCGGCGGAGCTGATGAAGTCACGCGCCGGACAGCTCTCCGGCGGTCAGCGCCAACGGGTTTCGCTGGCCCGGGCCACTGTCGTGCCGCCGACTGTGCTGTTGTGCGACGAACCGACCAGTGCCCTCGACGTCTCGCTGGCGGCCTCGGTCCTCAACCTCATCGGCGACCTGCGGCGCTCGCTGAACATGTCGGTCGTCTTCGTCACCCACGACCTCTCGGTGGCCCGCGTCGTCGCCGACCGGGTGGCGGTGATGTATCTGGGCCGCATCGTGGAAATCGGACCCGTCGACGAGGTCATCGCCCGCCCGACACATCCCTACACGCAGGCACTGGTGGACTCCATTCCCGACATCGGTCGGGAAACCCCGTTGCTGAGCGGTGAACCCGCGAGTCCGCTGTCACCGCCGACCGGGTGCGCCTTCCACCCCCGCTGTCCCATCGCGATCGACGCGTGCAGCGACGTCGGGCTGGACGTCCGGCTGGAGGGCAGACCCGGCAATCCGCACCAGGTGGCCTGCATCGAGAGGAAGGCGAGCTGA